The stretch of DNA ACCACCTAAATCAAGCTCTTTAACTTTTATACTTATATGTTTATCAAAATTCTCATGTCGTGGATATACTAAATAAACTTGTCTGCATTCATCACTTTTTATGCATTTTATTGCTCGATTTATATGTGATGTGATACCTTGAATATTATCCTTATCTAAGAACTTCCAATAAGGATAAACTTTAGTTGCACTACTTCCTTGTGGGTAAATAGTGATTTCATCTTGAAGAATTTTTACTTTTCTATCTGATTTTAAGTCTTTGATTTTTTTTCCAACAAATTTATGAAATACATCTTCTCCATTTAAAAATATTTTAAAATCTTCACCTTCAAAGTTTTCAATAATTTTTATTGCTAAATCTAAATTACTTTTCTCATTCAATTTTAAATAAGAGATATTTTTATCTGCTTTTTCTATAAAATTGTTGATGATATTTGTTTTGTAAGTGTCAATTTTGAATATTCTTGAAGAGTTAAATTTTTTTGGTAGTAAAGAGTATATTTTTGCTCTAAAGATTGAGAAAATATTTTCAGTTTTTGTATAGGACAACTCTTTTGATGTAAATTGTTCTTTACAACATACTTTCATGTTATAAAATCTCAAAAACATAATTCTTTGTTTTTCAATAGAACCAAATTTGTCAAATGATGGTAAAAATTCATCAAGTATAGAAAATCCAAAAGTAGACATCATCTCTCCTTGTATATTATTGATAATCAATATCAATAATATTAGGATAAAGAAGTTTAATAATTACTTAATATTGATAATCTATATCAATTTATATTAAAGGCTTTTTCGATTATAATTATTCCGTTTATGACTACACTTAACTTATGTTCTCCTACAATATGTTTTCTTGTAGTCATATTTCTAAAACTCTGCTTTTTTATAAACTTTTTTGAATTTTCTTTAAAATTATTTTGACTTATCATAAATATCTTTTTACTATATTTTTCTTTTTGTTTTAAATAATCTATCATGTATTCAACTCTTAGATTTCCTAAACTATTTTTTGATATAAGTTCAAATGAAAAATTCAAATCTTCACCTATTTTTACCTCTTCATCACAAATAAAATTTATAATATTAATATGATTTTGTTCTTCGTAATCAAATAGCTTTAAAACCTCTTTATCACCTTTTTTCAAAAGTGTTCGAGAACCATGTTTACAAATCCAATCAAGTTCTTTTGAAACTCCAAGATTTTGTTTTATAAACTCAATAACTAAATGTGGGTTATCTTTTGAAATATCATTTAGATTATTTGCAACGGACTTTCGTACATATAAACTTTTATCATTTTTCAAAAGTTCAATTATTTCAAGTGGTTTTGTTGGATTTTGTTTAAATAAGGGAAGTGCAATAGCCCAAGGAAGCCTTGGGCGACAACCTTCGCTGGCAAGCCTTCTTAAATGTTCATTTGAACTTTGACTCCAAAGTTTCATTTGATTTATAGTTTCATTTTCATACTTTAAAATAAATTGCCTAATTGCAAACTCACTACTTGAATTTATAGTAAAAACTTCCAAAGCTTTCATAGACTCAGAAAAATTATTTAGCCCAAAAACCTCAACAAAATCTTGAAAAACCATAGCTTCAAGACCAGTAAAATCATCTTTTACTTTTTTTAATATTTCAAGTTGTTTATCGTATGAAAAAGGCAAATATTTATTTAAAGTAAAAGAAATATGTCTCATTCTTTGCTTTAGTTCTAAATCTTGCCAAGTGTTATCAAAAATAGAGTTTATAAAATCTTCTTTTTCAAAATCTGAGTAAATTAAAAAAAGTTTGTTTGCAAGTTTTTCAATAAACTCTTTTGAATATAAGTTTTTTAGTTGTTCTGCCATATTTTGTCCTAATTTAATTTTTTTATTACTTCATCAATATCTAAGTTCATCTTTGAAAATGCGAACCATTTTTTATCCAAATCTTTAAGACTTACTCCTATATGAGAAATCTCTTTTTTATCAATTGTCAAATTGAAGTTAATTGATTTTGAACTATATCTAAAAAGATAATTTTGGATTTAAAATATTGCAGATTGTTATGTTTTATTAAATCTTTTATTCTATTTTAATTCTTTTGAAATATATTCTTGTATTATTATTTTAATCGAAAACCTTTATGGTTTTCAAGAAAAAATTAAACATCCTAAAACACTATTTTTCTCTTATTCTCAATCATATACGGATACTCCATATGCTTCGCTGTTGCTTTTGCAATTTCTTCTCCAAAATATCGTTTCACAATATGTAAAGCCATATCAATACCCGCTGAAATTCCTGCACTTGTGATAATATTCCCATCTTCTACAAAATGTTTATCTTTGCATACTTTTACATTTTTAAATTCATTTTCCATTCGTTCCAAACTTTTCCAATGAGTTGTAGACTTTACTCCATCAAGTAGTTTCGCATTTGCTAAAATCAATGAACCTGTACAAACAGAAGTTAAAAGTTCAACCTCTTTTGCTTTTTTTAATACAAAATCTAAAACATTTTTTTCATACATCAATTTTCTTGTTCCCATTCCACCAGGAACTATTAAAATATCAAGTTTTGGACATGATTCAAAATCATAATCAGAAATAACTTTCATCTTACCAGTTGTAGTTATTGGTTCTTTTGTTTGTGCTATTAATTTTACATCAAAAGGTGAAATCGTCTCTGTTCTTTTTGATTCATCAACTCTTGTCACACTTAACACTTCAAAAGGACCACAAAAATCTAAAACCTCAATATCATTGAATATAAAAATTCCTACTGTTTTTTGCATAAGTTTTCCTTGATGTATATAAATATTAAAAGCATTATATTATTTTTTATTTGATTATAACTTTTCAATTAAATCCTCATTATTCTATAAAGAATTTTCGAATTTTGAAAATATATTTTAATTTATATGGAAAAGTTTGAAATATCCATAGCCTGTGGATTTAGAGTGAGAGACTAATTCATTCATAATTATTTATATGACAAGGAAACAAACACATAAATATAAATCCACAGCGCTATGAAGTTAAGTTTATAAGAGTTTATAAACTTACGCATGAATTTAATTCTTGGAGGAAAATAAAATCCATGCGTAAATATATAAAGAGAGAAAACTCTCTTTATATTTTAAAATTTTATATTCATAGATATAGCAGCACTTCTAGGATCACCTAAATTAGTACTACTTCCCCAATACTCTTTATCTGTTAAATTTTGAACATTTAAATTAAATATTGTAGGGTATTTATCGAATTTTGTTTTATATCTTAATCCTGCATCATATAATGTATAACTTGGTAGAACATCTGTATTCTCTTCATTTGCATATTTCTTACCAGTATAATATGCTCCTGCTGTTAGTGCTAAACCTTTGATTTGTTGTATTTCATACTCAGTATAAATTTTTGCCATTTTTGAAGCAGCATCTGTCGGTTTTTTACCTTCTAATGTAGGATCTGTTGCTTTTTCTACACTTAAATCCATTAATGTTCCACCTGCAACTACTGTAAAATTATCTGTTACTTTTCCCGTAATTCCAAGTTCTATTCCTTCATGACTTTGTTCACCATCTTCAGAATAATTTATTTTTCCATTTGAATCTGTTTTTTCATACCAATTTGCTTTTTCAATTCTAAATAATGCTCCTGTTAATAATACTTTTTCATTTAAACTATATTTTGCACCAATTTCATACTGTTTACTTTTATATGGGTCTAAAATACTTCCAGGATTATTATAACTCTGGTCATTTGGAACTTGATCTCCTTGTTCTAAATTTTCTATATAAGTAATATAAGTTGTCAAATCTTCAAAAGGTTTATACATAAGGGATAGGGTTGGTGTTAATTCCGATTTATCATATGCATAATTTGAAGGATAAAATATACTTTTTATAGTTGCATAGTTTGCCCCTACTAAAGCACTCCATTGATCATTAAAAACTATATCATCTCCTATTAAAACATTATTAAATTCTAGTTTTTGTCTTGGTTTTAATGGTTCTGCACCTACAATTCCATTATTATCCCAATCAATAGAAGAAGGTTCTGATAAATTCTTAAGTTCATCTAATGTCATATCTCTATTAATTGTATAAAATGTCCAGTTATCAGCTCTTCTATGATATTTAGAACTTTCTGATGAGTAACCCATTGTTAAATTATGATTAATATCTAAAGTTTCAAATTTTGAATCTAAATAAACGCTTCCACCATATGTAGTTGTTTCTTGCCAAGCATTTTTAGTATAACTAGTTCCTCTCCAATAGTTTGTTGGGTTTTGTAAAGCTATATTATCTTGTAGTACAATATCAAGACTATCTCCTCTATGCTTTGTTTTTTCATAAGATAGATTTGTTCTTAAAGTAAAAATATCATTGATATTCCAATTTACACTATTTTCAACAATATCTGCTTTTACTTCATTTTCTATCCAATCGGGAGAATAACTTTGATTTTTTATAGTAGGACGATTTATTACTGAGTTAAAAACAGTATTAGCACCTTTTTCAAATAAAGCTTTATGAGAA from Arcobacter suis CECT 7833 encodes:
- a CDS encoding TonB-dependent siderophore receptor, encoding MNLFKKSLLSPVVALLICTTVYADDISYSIEKQSLKEAIELISKKSNTPYIANSSLLDGKTSNAIKDVNGTKNALDKILENSGLEAVIEDGAIIIKKKIIVGTGTVLEEISVTDGVYKSGSAENGYLVENITGIGLWGERSLQDTPYSMSVVSQELISNSLAKDMNQIFKMNPTTQETATKSAPASDSFLPVIRGFNPRILVNGVPHSMAYRSTPMMQNIEKVEIINGATGFLYGGGRVGGAVNYITKKPTTEDLRTVTIGSYGDESYFSHIDLGGQFDDNHTFGYRINALYQNGELPSTTNTEQKAISFVFDLKTTDNFYTDIKYSHKALFEKGANTVFNSVINRPTIKNQSYSPDWIENEVKADIVENSVNWNINDIFTLRTNLSYEKTKHRGDSLDIVLQDNIALQNPTNYWRGTSYTKNAWQETTTYGGSVYLDSKFETLDINHNLTMGYSSESSKYHRRADNWTFYTINRDMTLDELKNLSEPSSIDWDNNGIVGAEPLKPRQKLEFNNVLIGDDIVFNDQWSALVGANYATIKSIFYPSNYAYDKSELTPTLSLMYKPFEDLTTYITYIENLEQGDQVPNDQSYNNPGSILDPYKSKQYEIGAKYSLNEKVLLTGALFRIEKANWYEKTDSNGKINYSEDGEQSHEGIELGITGKVTDNFTVVAGGTLMDLSVEKATDPTLEGKKPTDAASKMAKIYTEYEIQQIKGLALTAGAYYTGKKYANEENTDVLPSYTLYDAGLRYKTKFDKYPTIFNLNVQNLTDKEYWGSSTNLGDPRSAAISMNIKF
- a CDS encoding DNA alkylation repair protein, which codes for MAEQLKNLYSKEFIEKLANKLFLIYSDFEKEDFINSIFDNTWQDLELKQRMRHISFTLNKYLPFSYDKQLEILKKVKDDFTGLEAMVFQDFVEVFGLNNFSESMKALEVFTINSSSEFAIRQFILKYENETINQMKLWSQSSNEHLRRLASEGCRPRLPWAIALPLFKQNPTKPLEIIELLKNDKSLYVRKSVANNLNDISKDNPHLVIEFIKQNLGVSKELDWICKHGSRTLLKKGDKEVLKLFDYEEQNHINIINFICDEEVKIGEDLNFSFELISKNSLGNLRVEYMIDYLKQKEKYSKKIFMISQNNFKENSKKFIKKQSFRNMTTRKHIVGEHKLSVVINGIIIIEKAFNIN
- a CDS encoding DJ-1/PfpI family protein, encoding MQKTVGIFIFNDIEVLDFCGPFEVLSVTRVDESKRTETISPFDVKLIAQTKEPITTTGKMKVISDYDFESCPKLDILIVPGGMGTRKLMYEKNVLDFVLKKAKEVELLTSVCTGSLILANAKLLDGVKSTTHWKSLERMENEFKNVKVCKDKHFVEDGNIITSAGISAGIDMALHIVKRYFGEEIAKATAKHMEYPYMIENKRKIVF